A genomic segment from Bradyrhizobium diazoefficiens USDA 110 encodes:
- a CDS encoding alpha/beta fold hydrolase, with protein sequence MVPATHYAKSGDVHIAYQVVGDGPIDLVLVHGWISHLEYQWEDPALARFLNRLASFSRLIVFDKRGTGLSDRVAESALPTLEMRMDDIRAVMDAAGSNRAVIFGISEGGPLSTLFAATYPGRTAALIMYGAYAKWIRTDDYPWGPTREQHEAAFNAYEKHWGTPIGLKTLAPSAANDERVRQWWAQFMRIAASPGAGITLYRMNVEVDIRAILPTIRVPTLILHRRGDRLQPCEGARYMAGQIPGAKFVELPGDDHMLWIGDADSLLAEIQEFLTGETPMLEADRVLATVLFIDVVQSTQRATEIGDSRWRDLVDNYHQLVSKEVARLGGRVVNTAGDGVFATFDGPARAI encoded by the coding sequence ATGGTCCCTGCAACCCACTACGCCAAGAGCGGCGACGTTCACATCGCCTACCAAGTCGTTGGTGATGGGCCCATCGACTTGGTGCTGGTTCATGGCTGGATTTCTCATCTTGAGTACCAATGGGAAGATCCCGCATTAGCCAGGTTCCTCAACCGTTTGGCCTCTTTCAGTCGCCTCATCGTCTTTGACAAGCGCGGCACGGGCCTGTCGGACCGCGTCGCGGAGAGCGCGCTGCCCACCCTCGAAATGCGGATGGATGATATCCGCGCGGTCATGGACGCAGCAGGTTCAAATCGCGCCGTCATCTTCGGCATCTCTGAGGGGGGGCCGCTTTCGACGCTGTTTGCCGCGACCTATCCCGGGCGCACCGCCGCACTGATCATGTATGGCGCTTACGCCAAGTGGATTCGCACCGACGACTATCCGTGGGGCCCCACACGTGAGCAGCACGAAGCCGCCTTCAATGCTTACGAAAAGCATTGGGGAACACCGATCGGCCTCAAGACGCTGGCCCCCAGTGCTGCCAATGACGAACGGGTGCGTCAATGGTGGGCCCAGTTCATGCGCATAGCCGCCAGCCCAGGCGCCGGCATCACGCTCTATCGGATGAATGTCGAGGTCGACATTCGCGCGATCCTTCCGACGATCAGGGTGCCTACCTTGATCCTCCACAGGAGAGGCGATCGATTGCAGCCTTGCGAGGGCGCTCGCTACATGGCCGGGCAGATCCCGGGTGCAAAGTTCGTCGAGCTGCCCGGCGACGATCACATGCTCTGGATCGGCGATGCCGATTCGCTGCTTGCAGAGATCCAAGAATTTCTGACGGGCGAAACTCCGATGTTGGAGGCGGACCGCGTTCTCGCAACGGTCCTCTTCATTGATGTTGTCCAGTCGACCCAGCGCGCCACGGAGATCGGAGACTCACGTTGGCGCGACCTGGTCGACAACTATCATCAGCTCGTTAGCAAGGAAGTCGCGCGTCTCGGCGGTCGCGTCGTGAACACTGCCGGCGATGGTGTGTTCGCAACCTTCGACGGCCCGGCGCGCGCGATCTAA